From the genome of Acidimicrobiales bacterium, one region includes:
- a CDS encoding xanthine dehydrogenase family protein molybdopterin-binding subunit → MSLFGQRVLRREDLTLLTRGGTYVADLRDERLAGAAAVAYVRSTVAHGRITSIDTSEAEAAPGVLAVVTAADLGLPPSPPMPFLPPAMGRSLLADGTVRFVGEPVVAVVAEDAYRARDAADLVVVEYEPLPAVVDVEDALAGGTLLFPEAGTNVAYVNPPTAVEDLWAGCDVVTEPLTIDHTRLAAVPLEVRCSAAAWVDGRLVQWASTQAPHLVKDALVAVHGLGPDDVLVLVPDVGGGFGAKIVSPEELLLGILARRVGRPVRWVETRTEAFQAMTAGRGQRITVQVGGTRDGRILAYRVDVLADAGAYPELGAWLPTLTALLAPGPYAIPKVQTSTTSVVTNTAPTAPYRGAGRPEATLTVERAVDVFAAAIGIDPVEVRRRNLVPAGSFPYVSATGARYDSGDYGRALDLVVDAAGYGDLRAEQARRRAAGDPVQLGIGVAAYVEITGQPEPPFEESTVTIDADSNVTATTGTSPHGQGHVTAWSMLVADALGVPMERVRIVHGDTDAVPTGMGTYASRSLQIGGSAVHLAANRLAEDARKLAADLLEAAADDVVLDRVAGRFHVAGTPARSVGWRDVVARSGEARLAAHGEFRTEPTFPFGAHLAVVEVDTETGGTRLVRIVAVDDAGRILNPLLADGQRHGGIAQGVAQALYEEMRFDDQGTPLTATLADYAMPSAAELPSFELHSMETPTPNNPLGVKGIGESGTIGATPAVLNAVVDALAPFGVRHVPLPATPERVWRAVQGAGGEPHPAPTTIANG, encoded by the coding sequence ATGAGCCTCTTCGGCCAGCGGGTCCTCCGTCGCGAGGACCTCACCCTCCTCACCAGGGGCGGCACCTACGTCGCCGACCTCCGCGACGAGCGCCTGGCCGGTGCCGCCGCCGTCGCCTACGTCCGCTCGACCGTCGCCCACGGGCGGATCACCTCGATCGACACGAGCGAGGCCGAGGCCGCGCCCGGCGTGCTGGCGGTCGTGACCGCCGCCGACCTCGGGTTGCCGCCGTCGCCCCCCATGCCGTTCCTGCCGCCGGCCATGGGCCGGTCCCTGCTCGCCGACGGCACCGTCCGGTTCGTGGGCGAGCCGGTCGTGGCCGTCGTGGCCGAGGACGCCTACCGGGCGAGGGACGCCGCCGACCTCGTCGTCGTCGAGTACGAGCCGCTGCCCGCGGTCGTCGACGTCGAGGACGCGCTGGCCGGCGGGACGCTCCTGTTCCCCGAGGCCGGGACGAACGTCGCCTACGTGAACCCGCCCACCGCCGTCGAGGACCTGTGGGCCGGCTGCGACGTGGTCACCGAGCCGCTCACCATCGACCACACCCGGCTCGCCGCCGTGCCCCTCGAGGTGCGGTGCTCGGCCGCCGCCTGGGTCGACGGCCGCCTCGTGCAGTGGGCCAGCACCCAGGCCCCGCACCTGGTGAAGGACGCCCTGGTCGCCGTCCACGGGCTCGGCCCGGACGACGTGCTCGTGCTCGTGCCCGACGTCGGCGGCGGCTTCGGGGCGAAGATCGTCTCGCCCGAGGAGCTGCTGCTCGGCATCCTCGCCCGCCGCGTCGGGCGCCCGGTCCGCTGGGTCGAGACGAGGACCGAGGCCTTCCAGGCGATGACCGCCGGCCGGGGCCAGCGCATCACCGTGCAGGTGGGCGGCACCAGGGACGGCCGCATCCTCGCCTACCGGGTCGACGTGCTGGCCGACGCCGGCGCCTACCCGGAGCTCGGCGCCTGGCTGCCGACCCTGACCGCGCTGCTGGCGCCCGGCCCCTACGCCATCCCGAAGGTGCAGACCTCGACCACGTCGGTCGTCACCAACACGGCCCCGACGGCGCCGTACCGGGGCGCCGGCCGGCCGGAGGCCACCCTCACCGTCGAGCGGGCCGTCGACGTGTTCGCGGCGGCGATCGGCATCGACCCCGTCGAGGTCCGCCGGCGCAACCTGGTGCCGGCCGGCTCGTTCCCGTACGTGTCGGCGACCGGCGCCCGCTACGACTCGGGCGACTACGGCCGGGCCCTCGACCTCGTGGTCGACGCGGCCGGCTACGGCGACCTGCGGGCCGAGCAGGCCAGGCGGCGGGCGGCCGGCGACCCGGTCCAGCTCGGCATCGGGGTGGCCGCCTACGTCGAGATCACCGGCCAGCCCGAGCCGCCGTTCGAGGAGTCGACGGTCACGATCGACGCCGACAGCAACGTGACGGCCACGACCGGCACGTCGCCGCACGGCCAGGGCCACGTCACCGCCTGGTCGATGCTCGTCGCGGACGCCCTCGGCGTGCCGATGGAGCGGGTACGGATCGTCCACGGCGACACCGACGCCGTCCCCACCGGGATGGGCACCTACGCGTCCCGCTCGCTCCAGATCGGCGGCAGCGCCGTCCACCTCGCCGCCAACCGGCTGGCCGAGGACGCCCGCAAGCTGGCCGCCGACCTGCTCGAGGCGGCGGCCGACGACGTGGTGCTCGACCGGGTCGCCGGCCGCTTCCACGTGGCCGGCACGCCGGCCCGGTCGGTCGGCTGGCGCGACGTCGTCGCCCGCAGCGGCGAGGCCCGCCTGGCCGCCCACGGGGAGTTCCGCACCGAGCCGACGTTCCCGTTCGGCGCCCACCTCGCCGTCGTCGAGGTCGACACCGAGACCGGCGGCACCCGCCTGGTCCGCATCGTCGCCGTCGACGACGCCGGCCGCATCCTCAACCCGCTCCTCGCCGACGGCCAGCGCCACGGCGGCATCGCCCAGGGCGTGGCCCAGGCGCTCTACGAGGAGATGCGCTTCGACGACCAGGGCACACCGCTGACCGCCACGCTCGCCGACTACGCCATGCCGTCCGCCGCCGAGCTCCCGAGCTTCGAGCTCCACTCGATGGAGACCCCCACGCCGAACAACCCGCTCGGCGTCAAGGGCATCGGGGAGTCCGGCACCATCGGCGCCACGCCGGCCGTCCTCAACGCCGTCGTGGACGCGCTCGCCCCCTTCGGCGTCCGCCACGTCCCCCTCCCGGCCACCCCAGAGCGGGTGTGGCGGGCCGTCCAGGGGGCCGGCGGCGAACCCCATCCGGCACCGACCACCATCGCCAACGGAG